The Labrus bergylta chromosome 15, fLabBer1.1, whole genome shotgun sequence genome includes a region encoding these proteins:
- the LOC136182742 gene encoding spermatogenesis-associated serine-rich protein 1: protein MECKTLDGRSLLHPPSVHSPRAEEGWTVQNSPPETTEARQGGEPPCHAVPVIGTRPYCSPEYSPDFYTSSSTSHPCTSRTSHVKAENSAPLQPSTKQYVPYTEKKKLLDKQEEIQEVKQLDDWKPAVDIFTAVLEGLNGKVS, encoded by the exons ATGGAGTGTAAGACCCTGGATGGGCGGAGCCTCCTCCACCCACCATCAGTTCACTCACCCCGAGCCGAGGAAGGCTGGACTGTACAAAACTCTCCACCTGAAACCACTGAAGCCCGGCAAG GTGGTGAGCCTCCCTGTCATGCAGTCCCTGTCATAGGGACCAGACCGTACTGCTCCCCAGAGTACAGCCCTGACTTCTACACGTCCAGCTCAACATCACATCCCTGCACATCCAG gaCGTCACATGTCAAAGCAGAAAACTCCGCTCCTCTCCAGCCTTCTACCAAACAATA TGTGCCctacacagagaagaagaaacttcTGGATAAGCAGGAGGAGATCCAGGAGGTGAAGCAGCTGGATGACTGGAAGCCGGCTGTAGACATCTTTACAGCAGTGCTGGAGGGTTTAAATGGCAAGGTCAGCTAA